One window of the Mycobacterium sp. JS623 genome contains the following:
- a CDS encoding helix-turn-helix transcriptional regulator: protein MTRRVLRGFDASAFAAARRERGMSVPDLARLAAVGQSTLHAWEAGRGTPQIDLLARVMRILDTPIEQVVPIPPGERYPGDWRVLKGLTQPELAAAAKIATTTLRGIERADIGLTDQNAAKLADLLGLDVDVYRAAYQRARQRPAGTPV, encoded by the coding sequence ATGACCCGCCGTGTCCTGCGCGGATTCGACGCGAGCGCCTTTGCCGCAGCTCGTCGCGAGCGCGGTATGAGCGTCCCCGATCTGGCCCGCCTCGCCGCCGTTGGACAGTCCACGCTCCACGCCTGGGAGGCCGGCCGAGGGACACCGCAGATCGACCTGCTGGCTCGCGTCATGCGCATCCTGGACACGCCCATCGAGCAGGTCGTTCCCATCCCGCCCGGTGAGCGCTACCCCGGCGACTGGCGCGTCCTGAAGGGACTGACGCAACCCGAACTGGCCGCGGCCGCCAAGATCGCTACCACCACGCTGCGAGGCATTGAGCGCGCCGACATCGGCCTGACCGACCAAAACGCTGCCAAACTCGCCGACCTGCTCGGCCTGGACGTCGACGTGTACCGGGCCGCCTATCAGCGGGCTCGGCAGCGCCCGGCTGGGACGCCGGTCTGA